From a region of the Aeoliella mucimassa genome:
- a CDS encoding aminotransferase class I/II-fold pyridoxal phosphate-dependent enzyme, with amino-acid sequence MSLPTVPNAATKPHFTLPSWGSGRPLVDCTVAKQRRSLEDTALDFSATNLVDLLRSRAATYNDRIAFSYSVDGEQNFLRITYAELDQRARAIASRLQRAGLSGGRALMLYPSGLDFIAAFFGCLYAGVTAVPAYPPRRNRNADRIERVVRDAKACIVLSTTDALARMEHTIDTSAELRRLPWWSTDNIPAAEANGWREISPDKSDLAFLQYTSGSTGDPKGVMLTHDNLLGNAAVISQGFGTTENDVAVFWLPLYHDMGLIGGVIKPVYGGSPCTLMSPAHFLQQPLRWLKMISATGATVSGGPNFAYDLCVDRVSDEQAAQLDLSRWNLAFNGAELVRAETLQRFAEKFSIAGFRSEAFYPCYGLAEATLLVAGADRSTPPRTRTVDTVALQAGMLTEPDPCCDASQMQTMVDCGRSLLDQEVRIVDPESGVECPRGKIGEIWVAGRSVSSGYWQRPELNQEIFGNQLPGAERPFLRTGDLGVTDGAGLLVIGRRKDLIIIRGVNYYPQDIEEAARAVDSELSTSPTAAFAVESGAGEQLIVLQELPRRLKDRADEIAAAISRQVLELHDIAPTDVVMVQANSLPKTSSGKLQRFACRDAYLNGNLKVMISTKQSLGIADDQEACESQCGCCDSCEQSTSDQVMKSVLSVIVDVAKDRAKRLTPSTNLIELGLDSLERMEIVAALEDQFGTRFPEETLLDMHTPSDIVRAIGVQMAGKTQQGERREVELGDYDFAESPEYRQLQRTLALADNVGLQNPYFTIHQGVTNDRTMINGRQMVNFCSYNYLGMSGDPLVVAAAQNATARYGTSVSASRLVSGEKPLHGQLESAIANFLGAEAAITMVGGHATNETTIGHLFGPGDLILHDALSHNSIVQGCKLSGAHRRAFPHSDPLACRDLLARYRHEYRRVLIVIEGVYSMDGDIAPLPEFVELKEEFKAYLMVDEAHSLGTIGPGGHGIASHYDIDAKRIDILMGTMSKSLGSCGGYIAARREIVEYLKYTAPGFVYSVGLPPANTAAALASLRQIELQPERVVRLQENSALFLSLANEAGLDTGASRGTPVVPVITGSSESALRLSDRLFRSGINVQPILYPAVEDHAARLRFFITSDHTPEQIREAVSLTAKHSQELGCGNSAA; translated from the coding sequence ATGAGCCTACCCACTGTTCCGAATGCGGCCACCAAGCCTCATTTCACCCTCCCCAGTTGGGGCAGCGGCCGTCCCCTCGTGGACTGCACGGTCGCCAAGCAGCGTCGTTCGCTGGAAGACACCGCCCTGGACTTTTCGGCTACGAATCTCGTTGATTTGCTGCGGTCTCGTGCAGCGACGTATAACGATCGAATCGCATTCAGCTACTCTGTCGATGGCGAGCAGAACTTCCTTCGGATCACTTATGCCGAGCTCGACCAACGAGCCCGCGCTATTGCCTCGCGGCTGCAACGAGCCGGGCTTAGCGGCGGCCGCGCATTGATGCTTTACCCCTCGGGACTCGACTTTATTGCGGCTTTCTTCGGCTGCTTGTACGCAGGTGTCACCGCAGTACCGGCTTATCCGCCGCGGCGGAATCGCAACGCAGATCGCATCGAGCGGGTCGTCAGGGATGCAAAAGCTTGCATAGTGCTGTCGACGACCGACGCGCTGGCCCGCATGGAACACACCATCGACACCTCGGCGGAGCTCCGCCGGCTCCCATGGTGGTCGACCGACAACATTCCCGCCGCCGAGGCGAACGGGTGGCGAGAGATCTCGCCCGACAAGAGCGACCTCGCTTTCCTGCAATACACTTCCGGCTCGACCGGCGATCCTAAGGGGGTCATGCTCACCCACGACAACCTGCTGGGTAACGCGGCCGTGATTAGCCAAGGCTTTGGCACAACCGAGAATGACGTAGCTGTGTTCTGGTTGCCGCTGTATCACGACATGGGCCTGATCGGCGGTGTCATCAAGCCAGTGTATGGTGGCTCGCCTTGCACGCTGATGTCGCCCGCCCATTTTCTGCAGCAACCACTGCGGTGGCTGAAGATGATTTCGGCGACCGGAGCAACCGTCAGCGGTGGACCTAACTTTGCCTACGACTTGTGTGTTGATCGCGTGAGCGACGAGCAGGCAGCGCAACTCGATTTGAGCCGTTGGAACCTGGCGTTTAACGGAGCCGAGTTGGTACGAGCCGAAACCCTGCAACGATTTGCAGAGAAATTTTCCATCGCCGGATTCCGCAGCGAAGCGTTCTATCCCTGCTACGGTTTGGCCGAGGCGACGTTGCTGGTTGCCGGGGCCGATCGTTCGACTCCACCGCGAACGCGGACCGTCGACACCGTCGCGCTGCAGGCCGGCATGCTCACCGAGCCTGATCCTTGCTGTGATGCATCGCAGATGCAAACCATGGTCGACTGTGGGCGCAGCTTGCTGGATCAAGAAGTGCGAATCGTCGACCCCGAGTCGGGCGTCGAGTGCCCACGCGGCAAGATTGGCGAAATCTGGGTGGCCGGCCGCAGCGTGAGCAGCGGTTACTGGCAACGCCCGGAACTGAATCAAGAAATTTTTGGCAACCAGTTGCCCGGCGCCGAGCGACCTTTCCTGCGTACCGGCGACCTTGGTGTGACCGACGGGGCAGGGCTGCTGGTGATTGGTCGTCGAAAAGACCTGATCATCATCCGCGGTGTGAACTACTACCCGCAGGATATCGAAGAAGCCGCTCGTGCGGTCGACAGCGAATTGTCCACTTCGCCCACGGCCGCGTTTGCGGTGGAGAGCGGAGCAGGGGAGCAGCTGATTGTGCTGCAAGAACTGCCCCGCCGATTGAAGGATCGCGCCGACGAGATTGCCGCGGCCATTAGTCGACAGGTGCTCGAGTTGCACGACATTGCCCCGACCGACGTGGTAATGGTGCAAGCCAACTCGCTGCCGAAGACCTCCAGCGGCAAGTTGCAACGCTTTGCTTGTCGCGATGCGTACCTCAATGGCAACCTCAAGGTAATGATATCCACCAAGCAGTCGCTTGGTATCGCGGACGATCAAGAAGCCTGCGAGTCGCAGTGCGGTTGCTGCGATTCGTGCGAGCAATCGACTTCGGATCAGGTGATGAAGTCGGTGCTCTCGGTAATCGTCGACGTGGCGAAGGATCGTGCGAAGCGGCTGACACCTTCGACCAACCTGATTGAATTGGGACTCGATTCGCTCGAGCGGATGGAGATCGTGGCTGCCCTTGAAGATCAGTTCGGCACCCGCTTCCCGGAAGAGACCTTGCTCGACATGCACACGCCGAGCGACATCGTGCGGGCGATCGGTGTGCAGATGGCTGGCAAAACGCAACAAGGCGAGCGCCGTGAGGTGGAATTGGGCGACTACGACTTTGCCGAGTCTCCAGAGTATCGCCAGTTGCAACGCACGCTCGCTTTGGCCGACAACGTGGGTCTCCAGAACCCTTATTTCACAATTCATCAGGGGGTGACCAACGATCGTACTATGATCAATGGCCGCCAAATGGTGAACTTCTGTAGCTACAACTACCTTGGTATGTCGGGCGATCCCCTGGTGGTGGCTGCCGCACAGAACGCGACCGCTCGCTACGGTACCAGTGTGTCGGCGAGCCGGTTGGTGTCGGGCGAGAAGCCGCTGCACGGACAGTTGGAGTCGGCGATTGCCAACTTCCTCGGCGCCGAAGCCGCCATCACGATGGTCGGCGGACACGCGACCAACGAAACCACCATTGGCCACCTGTTTGGCCCTGGCGACCTGATTCTGCACGACGCGTTGTCGCACAACAGCATTGTGCAAGGTTGCAAACTGTCGGGCGCCCATCGGCGGGCGTTCCCTCATAGCGATCCGTTGGCCTGTCGCGATTTGCTCGCCCGTTATCGGCACGAGTATCGTCGGGTGCTGATCGTCATCGAGGGTGTCTACAGCATGGACGGCGACATTGCTCCGCTGCCTGAGTTCGTCGAGCTGAAGGAAGAGTTCAAAGCCTACTTGATGGTCGACGAAGCCCACTCGCTGGGCACCATTGGTCCTGGCGGGCATGGCATTGCCTCGCACTACGATATCGACGCGAAACGCATCGACATCTTGATGGGTACCATGAGCAAGTCGCTCGGTAGCTGTGGCGGTTACATCGCAGCGCGACGCGAGATCGTCGAGTACCTGAAGTACACGGCTCCCGGGTTTGTGTATAGCGTTGGTTTGCCACCGGCGAACACCGCGGCCGCCCTGGCGTCGCTGCGGCAGATCGAGCTGCAACCCGAACGGGTGGTTCGCCTGCAGGAGAACTCGGCCTTGTTTTTGTCGCTGGCCAACGAAGCGGGACTCGATACCGGAGCCAGTCGTGGCACGCCGGTCGTGCCGGTGATTACCGGTAGTTCCGAATCGGCGTTGCGACTGAGCGATCGGTTGTTCCGCTCCGGCATTAACGTGCAGCCCATCCTGTATCCGGCGGTGGAAGACCACGCTGCCCGGCTGCGATTCTTCATCACTAGCGACCATACTCCGGAGCAAATCCGCGAGGCGGTATCGCTCACGGCGAAGCATTCGCAGGAACTCGGGTGTGGGAATTCGGCGGCCTAA
- a CDS encoding WXG100 family type VII secretion target, with amino-acid sequence MSQAIVDPNELRRFAANLKKFNAELEAGLTALSGQLHGLSATWRDQEHKKFVEDFEQHIKAIARTMEATNEHAPFLIRKAERIEDYLSQR; translated from the coding sequence ATGTCGCAAGCGATTGTCGATCCTAATGAACTCCGCCGATTTGCGGCGAATCTCAAAAAGTTCAACGCCGAGCTCGAAGCAGGGCTCACCGCGTTGTCGGGCCAGTTGCATGGTCTGAGTGCCACCTGGCGCGACCAGGAGCATAAGAAGTTTGTTGAAGACTTCGAGCAGCACATCAAGGCGATCGCCCGTACCATGGAGGCGACCAACGAGCATGCTCCTTTCCTGATTCGCAAAGCCGAGCGAATTGAGGACTACCTGTCGCAGCGTTAA
- a CDS encoding YfcE family phosphodiesterase, with amino-acid sequence MLIGVVSDTHDQLERTRQAIDLLIGLEAELLVHCGDITSRAIVEICAELPLYFVFGNHDSDNVPELVQAADDYSACSLAWGGMIQAAGREIGVAHGHLRSDLRPIIESQPDYLLTGHFHEHADWMQGDIRRVCPGALHRADPFTLATIDLTRDEVRFHQLN; translated from the coding sequence ATGCTCATCGGAGTCGTCTCGGATACTCACGACCAGCTGGAGCGGACTCGGCAGGCGATCGATCTGTTGATTGGTCTGGAAGCCGAACTGCTCGTGCATTGCGGAGATATTACTTCGCGAGCCATCGTGGAAATCTGCGCCGAGTTGCCGCTGTACTTTGTGTTTGGTAACCACGACAGCGACAATGTGCCCGAACTGGTGCAGGCTGCCGACGACTATTCTGCTTGCTCGCTGGCCTGGGGGGGAATGATTCAGGCGGCCGGTCGCGAAATAGGAGTAGCCCACGGTCACCTGCGGAGCGACCTGCGGCCGATAATCGAATCGCAACCCGACTACCTGCTGACGGGGCACTTCCACGAACACGCCGACTGGATGCAAGGCGATATCCGGCGGGTATGCCCGGGCGCATTGCATCGCGCCGATCCGTTCACCCTGGCGACGATCGACCTGACGAGGGACGAAGTACGGTTCCATCAGCTGAATTGA
- a CDS encoding FtsK/SpoIIIE domain-containing protein: MLSTRRQLELMRELQKDANERQLAEERILLEFETATQSARDEYDRQIEAGDKDYLTTKVEREESHGQYLETLTSDYESTRDETQAEYRQVRQQVEAKHATTVRQTKEDRKQAAWQALAVFDASKNTPRETLEAVQKDLVTRQQQIDQLHADTAELLQMRRLWRDGLGSDYATTGASSDDASADVNEASPEKVDEHIERLRQHVTALQDDRLSQLMEGAMPAGMAFGIWVVLLIAMGFIVGWANCPIWLLGSLVAAGVVAGVGWFVLRKRLNQWAESTYREFLRSSAAARGAIDLAAIAAREKSRRDAEKLLTSRDHELADAETHARKTLADIEEWKDNQLAQAHDTYPTRLAKLKDEYQTATATHKEKHRETMASLAAKLESTKRAAEATRDEALAAAQQRRDADWSAMRDRWFEAVSKLRMQVDAMNRRCERLFPDWNHTDYTTWPKPDEATEAIQFGSATLELAKVKHALSSHTELRPEFSELKLPTMITLREQPSLVATVEGEGKRAAVDLLETIMVRYLTAMPPGKVRFTIFDPVSLGESFSAFMHLADHDEGLIHGRIWSESRDMDEQLARLTAHMETILQKYLRNEYATIHEYNEQAGEVAEPFQVLAIANFPHGFSDSSAKRLLSLATGGPRCGIYVILSHDRRQRLPNDFAIEDLLMPSVHLDWVNDSGKFVWRYPAFERLPLALPQPIEDAPLVQLIKQAGKQAKESIRVEVPFEAVMPELDKRWTQHCGSELAIPIGRAGANRLQYVRLGKGTAQHLLVAGKTGSGKSTFLHALVTSGALHYSPEELQFYLVDFKKGVEFKSYATHRLPHAQVIAIESEREFGLSVLERLDEELRRRGEKFRSAGVQNLADYRDAHPDEAVPRVLLVVDEFQELFVEDDKLAQEAGLLLDRLVRQGRAFGMHVLLGSQTLSGAYSLARSTLGQMAVRVALQCSEADSHLILSDERNQAARFLSRPGEAIYNDQNGLVSANQPFQVVWLPDRQRAHELEEIDHLREEHKLPANEPIVFEGNAPADPLKNLELMQLLEQGSQEGDNASVSTAWLGAAVAIKPPTSVAFLPHGGSNLMVVGQQPVAALGVMTTAVISLAAANPAAQFLVLDGARPEDVGYGIWQQVVDSIGPQAEMVTQRDLPGAITRVADELARRDEVSDEQAPPIFLVIHNATRFRDLRKSEDDFSFSMDRDKPVAPDKQLAEILKNGPQWNIHTIIWCDGYNAVSRLFDRLAMREFEMRVVFQMSAADSSNLIDNPAASRLSPHRALLYNDETGMSEKFRPYGMPEANWLQAAAQRLASRAAVDSSESASS, from the coding sequence TTGCTTTCTACTCGTCGCCAACTCGAATTGATGCGTGAACTGCAGAAGGATGCTAACGAGCGGCAATTGGCCGAGGAACGCATTCTGCTGGAGTTCGAAACCGCCACGCAGTCGGCCCGCGACGAGTACGATCGGCAGATCGAAGCGGGCGACAAAGACTACCTGACCACCAAGGTCGAGCGCGAGGAGTCGCACGGGCAGTACCTGGAAACCTTGACCAGCGATTACGAATCGACCCGCGACGAAACCCAGGCCGAGTACCGTCAGGTCCGTCAGCAGGTGGAAGCCAAGCACGCGACGACGGTTCGCCAGACCAAAGAGGATCGCAAGCAAGCTGCCTGGCAAGCATTGGCCGTGTTCGACGCTTCGAAGAACACCCCTCGCGAAACGCTCGAAGCGGTGCAGAAGGATCTCGTGACACGGCAGCAGCAGATCGATCAGCTGCACGCCGACACGGCCGAGTTGCTGCAGATGCGGCGGCTCTGGCGAGACGGGCTGGGGAGCGACTATGCGACCACCGGAGCGAGCAGCGACGACGCATCGGCCGACGTGAACGAGGCCTCGCCCGAGAAGGTGGACGAGCACATCGAACGGCTCCGCCAGCACGTCACCGCTTTGCAGGACGACCGACTGTCGCAACTCATGGAGGGAGCCATGCCAGCCGGTATGGCCTTCGGTATCTGGGTAGTGCTGCTGATCGCCATGGGCTTTATCGTCGGCTGGGCGAACTGCCCGATTTGGCTGCTTGGCAGTCTGGTGGCCGCTGGCGTGGTTGCCGGAGTCGGTTGGTTTGTGCTCCGTAAGCGACTCAACCAGTGGGCCGAGTCGACCTATCGCGAGTTCCTGCGTAGCTCGGCCGCCGCCCGCGGGGCGATCGACCTGGCCGCGATAGCCGCTAGGGAAAAGAGCCGCCGTGACGCCGAGAAGCTGCTCACGAGTCGCGATCATGAACTGGCCGACGCCGAGACCCACGCGCGGAAGACGCTCGCCGATATCGAAGAGTGGAAAGATAACCAACTGGCCCAAGCCCACGACACGTATCCCACGCGGCTGGCGAAACTGAAAGATGAGTATCAAACCGCGACCGCGACCCACAAGGAGAAGCATCGCGAAACCATGGCGTCGCTGGCTGCCAAGCTCGAAAGCACCAAGCGCGCGGCCGAAGCCACCCGCGACGAAGCCCTGGCCGCTGCCCAGCAGCGTCGCGACGCCGATTGGTCGGCCATGCGCGATCGCTGGTTCGAAGCGGTGTCGAAGCTGCGGATGCAAGTCGACGCGATGAACCGCCGGTGCGAGCGACTGTTCCCCGATTGGAATCACACCGACTACACCACCTGGCCCAAGCCCGACGAAGCGACTGAGGCCATCCAGTTCGGCTCCGCCACGCTGGAGCTGGCGAAGGTCAAACACGCGTTGTCGTCGCATACCGAACTTCGCCCTGAGTTCAGTGAACTCAAGCTCCCCACGATGATCACGCTCCGCGAGCAACCCTCGCTGGTCGCAACCGTCGAAGGCGAGGGCAAGCGGGCGGCGGTCGATTTGCTCGAAACCATCATGGTGCGTTACCTCACCGCGATGCCACCAGGCAAGGTGCGGTTCACGATTTTCGACCCCGTGAGCCTTGGCGAGAGCTTCTCGGCCTTCATGCACCTGGCCGATCACGACGAGGGACTGATCCACGGCCGCATCTGGTCGGAGTCGCGCGACATGGACGAGCAGCTCGCCCGGCTGACCGCCCACATGGAAACCATTCTGCAGAAGTATCTGCGTAATGAGTACGCGACCATCCACGAGTATAACGAGCAGGCGGGCGAAGTGGCCGAGCCGTTCCAGGTGCTGGCGATAGCCAACTTCCCGCACGGCTTCAGCGACTCGTCGGCCAAGCGGCTGCTGAGCCTGGCCACCGGCGGCCCGCGGTGCGGTATCTATGTGATTCTGTCGCACGACCGCCGGCAACGGTTGCCTAACGATTTTGCCATCGAGGATCTGCTGATGCCTTCGGTGCATCTCGATTGGGTGAACGACTCGGGCAAGTTCGTCTGGCGTTATCCGGCGTTCGAGCGGTTGCCGCTGGCGCTGCCGCAGCCGATCGAAGATGCGCCGCTCGTGCAGTTGATCAAGCAGGCCGGCAAGCAGGCCAAAGAGTCGATTCGCGTGGAGGTGCCGTTCGAAGCGGTGATGCCCGAGCTCGATAAACGTTGGACTCAGCATTGCGGCTCGGAGTTGGCGATCCCCATCGGGCGAGCCGGCGCGAATCGCTTGCAGTACGTGCGACTCGGCAAAGGAACCGCGCAGCACTTGCTGGTCGCGGGTAAAACTGGTTCGGGTAAATCGACGTTCTTGCATGCGTTGGTCACCAGTGGGGCGTTGCACTACAGCCCCGAAGAGCTGCAGTTTTATTTGGTGGACTTCAAAAAGGGTGTCGAGTTCAAGTCGTACGCGACGCACCGGTTGCCTCACGCCCAGGTGATTGCGATCGAGAGCGAGCGGGAGTTCGGCCTGAGCGTGCTCGAGCGTTTGGACGAAGAACTCCGTCGCCGCGGCGAGAAGTTCCGCTCGGCCGGCGTGCAAAATCTTGCCGACTATCGCGACGCCCATCCCGACGAGGCGGTGCCGCGAGTGTTGTTGGTGGTCGACGAGTTCCAGGAACTCTTTGTCGAGGACGACAAGCTGGCCCAAGAGGCCGGGCTGTTGCTCGACCGACTGGTGCGGCAAGGTCGTGCGTTTGGGATGCATGTGCTGCTCGGTTCGCAAACATTGTCGGGTGCCTACTCGTTGGCTCGAAGTACGTTGGGACAAATGGCGGTTCGTGTTGCTTTGCAGTGCAGCGAGGCCGACTCGCATCTGATTCTCAGCGACGAACGCAACCAGGCGGCCCGCTTCCTGAGCCGGCCAGGCGAGGCGATTTACAACGATCAAAATGGTTTGGTGTCGGCCAACCAGCCTTTCCAGGTGGTCTGGTTGCCCGATCGCCAGCGTGCTCACGAGTTGGAGGAAATCGACCACCTGCGCGAGGAGCACAAGCTGCCGGCCAACGAGCCGATCGTGTTCGAAGGCAACGCCCCGGCCGATCCGCTCAAAAATCTCGAGCTGATGCAGTTGCTCGAGCAGGGCAGCCAAGAGGGCGATAATGCCTCGGTTAGTACTGCCTGGCTGGGGGCCGCTGTGGCGATCAAGCCTCCGACGTCGGTAGCGTTCCTGCCGCACGGCGGGAGCAACTTGATGGTCGTCGGGCAGCAACCGGTCGCCGCGCTCGGCGTGATGACCACTGCTGTCATCTCGCTGGCCGCGGCAAACCCGGCCGCCCAGTTCCTGGTGCTCGACGGGGCACGACCCGAGGATGTCGGCTACGGCATCTGGCAGCAGGTGGTCGATTCCATCGGCCCGCAGGCCGAGATGGTCACGCAGCGCGACCTTCCAGGGGCCATCACGCGTGTGGCCGACGAACTGGCTCGCCGCGACGAAGTGTCGGATGAGCAGGCGCCGCCTATCTTTTTGGTGATTCATAATGCCACGCGATTCCGTGATCTGCGGAAGAGTGAAGACGATTTCAGTTTCTCGATGGATCGCGATAAGCCGGTCGCTCCCGATAAACAATTGGCCGAAATCCTGAAGAACGGCCCCCAATGGAACATCCACACCATCATCTGGTGCGATGGCTATAACGCGGTTAGCCGACTGTTCGACCGCCTGGCGATGCGCGAGTTCGAGATGCGGGTCGTCTTCCAAATGTCGGCCGCTGATAGCAGCAACCTGATCGACAACCCGGCCGCCAGCCGGCTCTCGCCCCACCGGGCGTTGCTCTACAACGACGAAACCGGCATGTCCGAGAAGTTCCGTCCCTACGGCATGCCCGAAGCCAATTGGTTGCAGGCCGCGGCCCAGCGACTCGCATCGCGCGCGGCGGTCGACTCTTCCGAAAGTGCAAGCTCGTAA
- the sucC gene encoding ADP-forming succinate--CoA ligase subunit beta, which translates to MKIHEFQAKQLFREAGIAVPRGIVVETPAEAAAAYKELGGSLAVVKAQIHAGGRGKGTIKTNADQHGVELVKSAEAAEKAAAAMLGEPLVTIQTGPEGQTVRRVFVEEGCDIARELYLGIVVDRASASPVLMVSTEGGMDIEEVAEKTPELIFKEAFCPDAGLQPYQSRKLAQKLGLTGASVRSADKLFRGVCKLFVDLDCSLAEINPLVVTGAGELIALDAKVTFDDNALFRHPELMELRDTSEENPNELRAGKAGLSYVQLEGNIGCLVNGAGLAMSTMDIIKLHGGQPSNFLDVGGGAKTEQVTEAFRILLSDSNVKAVLVNIFGGIMQCTTIASAVLEAYKTVGFNVPLVVRLEGTEVEEGRKMLAESDVDIISAEGLTDAAKKVVAAAGAA; encoded by the coding sequence ATGAAGATTCATGAATTCCAGGCCAAGCAGTTGTTTCGTGAAGCTGGCATCGCGGTCCCTCGGGGTATCGTCGTGGAGACCCCAGCCGAAGCGGCCGCTGCCTACAAGGAACTGGGCGGCAGCCTGGCGGTAGTAAAAGCACAAATTCACGCGGGCGGCCGTGGTAAAGGCACCATCAAGACCAATGCCGACCAGCACGGTGTCGAACTCGTCAAGTCGGCCGAAGCTGCCGAAAAGGCCGCGGCCGCCATGCTCGGCGAGCCGCTCGTTACCATTCAAACCGGCCCCGAAGGCCAAACGGTTCGCCGGGTGTTTGTGGAAGAAGGCTGCGACATTGCTCGCGAGCTGTACCTCGGCATCGTGGTCGATCGGGCGAGTGCCTCGCCGGTGTTGATGGTCAGCACCGAAGGGGGCATGGATATCGAAGAGGTCGCCGAGAAGACCCCCGAGCTGATCTTCAAGGAAGCCTTCTGCCCCGACGCCGGGTTGCAACCGTATCAATCGCGAAAGCTGGCACAGAAGCTGGGCCTCACCGGGGCCAGCGTTCGCTCGGCCGACAAGCTGTTCCGCGGCGTCTGCAAGTTGTTTGTCGACCTCGATTGTTCGCTGGCCGAAATCAATCCGCTGGTCGTCACCGGCGCGGGCGAGCTGATCGCCTTGGATGCCAAGGTGACTTTCGACGACAACGCGTTGTTCCGTCATCCCGAGTTGATGGAGCTTCGCGACACTTCCGAAGAGAACCCCAACGAATTGCGGGCCGGCAAAGCCGGGCTGAGCTACGTGCAGCTCGAAGGCAACATCGGCTGCCTGGTGAATGGTGCCGGCCTGGCCATGAGCACCATGGACATCATCAAGTTGCATGGCGGCCAACCCTCGAACTTCCTCGACGTCGGCGGCGGTGCCAAAACCGAGCAAGTCACCGAGGCGTTCCGCATTCTGCTTAGCGACTCCAACGTGAAAGCCGTGTTGGTCAACATCTTTGGTGGCATCATGCAGTGCACCACGATCGCCAGCGCCGTGCTCGAAGCCTACAAAACGGTCGGCTTCAACGTGCCGTTGGTCGTGCGTTTGGAAGGGACCGAAGTGGAAGAAGGTCGCAAGATGCTGGCCGAATCCGACGTCGACATCATCTCGGCCGAAGGCCTTACCGACGCGGCGAAGAAGGTGGTTGCCGCTGCCGGCGCTGCCTGA
- the sucD gene encoding succinate--CoA ligase subunit alpha: protein MSILIDKSTRVICQGITGRAGEFHSKNCIEYGSNLVAGVTPGKGGATVLDRPVYDTVAEAVEKHEANATMIFVPPPFTADAILEAADAGIEVIIAITEGVPVIDMARVYSSLENNYPNSVLVGPNCPGIITPGECKMGIMPGYIHTPGPVGVMSRSGTLTYEAVWQLTNLGLGQSTCVGLGGDPIVGTSFIDLLKMYQADGKTEAIMMMGEIGGTAEEEAAAYIKEHVTKPVAAFIAGRTAPPGKRMGHAGAIISGGKGTAEDKIAALQDAGIEVAESPADMGTALKRAMEKK, encoded by the coding sequence ATGTCCATTCTTATTGATAAGTCGACGCGTGTGATCTGTCAGGGTATTACCGGACGGGCCGGCGAGTTTCACTCCAAGAACTGCATCGAGTACGGCTCGAACCTCGTCGCCGGCGTTACCCCTGGCAAAGGGGGAGCCACGGTGCTCGATCGCCCGGTCTACGACACCGTGGCCGAAGCGGTGGAGAAGCACGAAGCCAACGCGACAATGATTTTTGTGCCGCCGCCGTTCACGGCCGACGCCATTCTCGAAGCAGCCGATGCTGGCATCGAAGTGATCATCGCCATCACCGAAGGGGTGCCAGTGATCGACATGGCACGCGTCTACAGCTCGCTCGAAAACAACTACCCCAACTCGGTACTTGTTGGCCCCAACTGCCCGGGCATCATCACCCCCGGCGAGTGCAAAATGGGCATCATGCCCGGCTACATCCACACGCCTGGCCCCGTGGGTGTGATGAGCCGTAGCGGCACCCTGACCTACGAAGCGGTCTGGCAGCTCACCAACCTCGGGCTCGGCCAGAGCACCTGCGTTGGTCTCGGCGGCGACCCGATCGTCGGCACCAGCTTCATCGACCTGCTCAAGATGTACCAGGCCGATGGCAAGACCGAAGCCATTATGATGATGGGCGAAATCGGCGGCACCGCCGAAGAGGAAGCGGCCGCGTACATCAAAGAGCACGTGACCAAGCCGGTTGCTGCGTTCATCGCCGGTCGTACCGCCCCTCCCGGCAAGCGGATGGGCCACGCGGGCGCGATCATCTCGGGCGGTAAGGGAACCGCTGAAGACAAAATCGCCGCCTTGCAGGACGCCGGCATCGAAGTGGCCGAAAGCCCCGCCGACATGGGCACGGCCCTCAAGCGAGCCATGGAAAAGAAGTAG